A stretch of Miscanthus floridulus cultivar M001 chromosome 13, ASM1932011v1, whole genome shotgun sequence DNA encodes these proteins:
- the LOC136501502 gene encoding putative F-box/LRR-repeat protein 9 isoform X3, which translates to MLEVGLLNSTTGPFVFCTCASKHAAQASIKTAGGSEIVLHRAHQRFRLPKISQTAAMPSSRRREPPSSSSAPSEARDWAALPQDILLTVFLKLGPCEIMQGAELVCTMWRRVAVDEPLLWRSIDMGTVSTLSPVGRAVACAALNRGAGQCESFSGSCDDDMLPYLVERAPSLKSLHLSCFDGPNQVLVVVLKNLSLLEDLEVSPSLLSIGTENLLESVCQACPLLRKLRVRFSIDENYFADEEIREKINGIFTTMCELLSLELLNCDLTVEGLAAILDHCPVLESLYITGCFGGEMDAELRGKCAKVKNLTLPYGPAEEYYNDEDYEWRNDDEFGITDHGLRDYLHYNSWEMPYHPQYHYFCDDLDLRDIMDFRD; encoded by the exons ATGCTAGAGGTTGGTCTATTAAATTCCACAACAGGACCCTTCGTCTTCTGCACCTGTGCATCAAAGCATGCAGCTCAAGCGTCAATAAAAACTGCAGGCGGCAGCGAAATTGTTCTCCACAGAGCACACCAACGTTTTCGTCTGCCGAAGATTTCACAGACCGCAGCTATGCCGTCCTCCCGACGCCGCGAACCTCCCTCGTCTTCATCAGCGCCCAGTGAGGCGAGGGACTGGGCGGCGCTGCCTCAGGACATCCTGTTAACCGTCTTCCTCAAGCTTGGGCCCTGTGAGATCATGCAGGGCGCGGAGCTCGTGTGCACGATGTGGCGGCGCGTCGCCGTCGATGAGCCCCTGCTGTGGCGCAGCATCGACATGGGCACGGTTTCGACATTGTCCCCCGTCGGGCGCGCGGTGGCGTGTGCCGCGCTCAACCGTGGCGCGGGGCAGTGTGAATCCTTCTCGGGATCTTGCGACGATGACATGCTGCCATATCTGGTGGAAAG AGCACCCTCTTTGAAAAGCCTCCATCTCTCATGTTTCGATGGACCCAACCAAGTGCTTGTTGTAGTGCTCAAGAATCTCTCGCTCCTCGAGGATCTTGAAGTATCTCCCTCGTTGCTTAGCATTGGCACTGAGAATTTGCTTGAATCTGTGTGCCAAGCTTGCCCTCTTCTCAGGAAACTCAGAGTCAGGTTCAGTATTGatgaaaattattttgccgatgaGGAGATCAGGGAAAAGATCAATGGGATATTTACAACTATGTGTGAGCTACTCTCCTTAGAACTGTTGAACTGTGACCTCACTGTTGAAGGATTGgcagccatacttgatcattgCCCTGTACTTGAATCTCTCTACATTACGGGTTGTTTTGGAGGTGAGATGGATGCAGAACTAAGGGGAAAATGTGCGAAAGTGAAGAACCTGACCCTTCCATATGGCCCGGCTGAAGAATATTATAACGACGAGGATTATGAATGGAGAAATGATGATGAATTTGGGATAACTGATCATGGTCTAAGAGATTACCTTCACTATAATAGCTGGGAGATGCCCTACCATCCTCAGTACCATTATTTTTGTGATGACCTTGACCTTAGGGATATTATGGATTTCCGTGACTGA
- the LOC136501502 gene encoding putative F-box/LRR-repeat protein 9 isoform X2, which yields MNELECICALMMIELPQILMCSRMLEVGLLNSTTGPFVFCTCASKHAAQASIKTAGGSEIVLHRAHQRFRLPKISQTAAMPSSRRREPPSSSSAPSEARDWAALPQDILLTVFLKLGPCEIMQGAELVCTMWRRVAVDEPLLWRSIDMGTVSTLSPVGRAVACAALNRGAGQCESFSGSCDDDMLPYLVERAPSLKSLHLSCFDGPNQVLVVVLKNLSLLEDLEVSPSLLSIGTENLLESVCQACPLLRKLRVRFSIDENYFADEEIREKINGIFTTMCELLSLELLNCDLTVEGLAAILDHCPVLESLYITGCFGGEMDAELRGKCAKVKNLTLPYGPAEEYYNDEDYEWRNDDEFGITDHGLRDYLHYNSWEMPYHPQYHYFCDDLDLRDIMDFRD from the exons ATGAATGAATTAGAATGCATTTGTGCATTAATGATGATAGAGCTGCCGCAAATTTTGATGTGCAGTAGAATGCTAGAGGTTGGTCTATTAAATTCCACAACAGGACCCTTCGTCTTCTGCACCTGTGCATCAAAGCATGCAGCTCAAGCGTCAATAAAAACTGCAGGCGGCAGCGAAATTGTTCTCCACAGAGCACACCAACGTTTTCGTCTGCCGAAGATTTCACAGACCGCAGCTATGCCGTCCTCCCGACGCCGCGAACCTCCCTCGTCTTCATCAGCGCCCAGTGAGGCGAGGGACTGGGCGGCGCTGCCTCAGGACATCCTGTTAACCGTCTTCCTCAAGCTTGGGCCCTGTGAGATCATGCAGGGCGCGGAGCTCGTGTGCACGATGTGGCGGCGCGTCGCCGTCGATGAGCCCCTGCTGTGGCGCAGCATCGACATGGGCACGGTTTCGACATTGTCCCCCGTCGGGCGCGCGGTGGCGTGTGCCGCGCTCAACCGTGGCGCGGGGCAGTGTGAATCCTTCTCGGGATCTTGCGACGATGACATGCTGCCATATCTGGTGGAAAG AGCACCCTCTTTGAAAAGCCTCCATCTCTCATGTTTCGATGGACCCAACCAAGTGCTTGTTGTAGTGCTCAAGAATCTCTCGCTCCTCGAGGATCTTGAAGTATCTCCCTCGTTGCTTAGCATTGGCACTGAGAATTTGCTTGAATCTGTGTGCCAAGCTTGCCCTCTTCTCAGGAAACTCAGAGTCAGGTTCAGTATTGatgaaaattattttgccgatgaGGAGATCAGGGAAAAGATCAATGGGATATTTACAACTATGTGTGAGCTACTCTCCTTAGAACTGTTGAACTGTGACCTCACTGTTGAAGGATTGgcagccatacttgatcattgCCCTGTACTTGAATCTCTCTACATTACGGGTTGTTTTGGAGGTGAGATGGATGCAGAACTAAGGGGAAAATGTGCGAAAGTGAAGAACCTGACCCTTCCATATGGCCCGGCTGAAGAATATTATAACGACGAGGATTATGAATGGAGAAATGATGATGAATTTGGGATAACTGATCATGGTCTAAGAGATTACCTTCACTATAATAGCTGGGAGATGCCCTACCATCCTCAGTACCATTATTTTTGTGATGACCTTGACCTTAGGGATATTATGGATTTCCGTGACTGA
- the LOC136501502 gene encoding putative F-box/LRR-repeat protein 9 isoform X4 produces the protein MPSSRRREPPSSSSAPSEARDWAALPQDILLTVFLKLGPCEIMQGAELVCTMWRRVAVDEPLLWRSIDMGTVSTLSPVGRAVACAALNRGAGQCESFSGSCDDDMLPYLVERAPSLKSLHLSCFDGPNQVLVVVLKNLSLLEDLEVSPSLLSIGTENLLESVCQACPLLRKLRVRFSIDENYFADEEIREKINGIFTTMCELLSLELLNCDLTVEGLAAILDHCPVLESLYITGCFGGEMDAELRGKCAKVKNLTLPYGPAEEYYNDEDYEWRNDDEFGITDHGLRDYLHYNSWEMPYHPQYHYFCDDLDLRDIMDFRD, from the exons ATGCCGTCCTCCCGACGCCGCGAACCTCCCTCGTCTTCATCAGCGCCCAGTGAGGCGAGGGACTGGGCGGCGCTGCCTCAGGACATCCTGTTAACCGTCTTCCTCAAGCTTGGGCCCTGTGAGATCATGCAGGGCGCGGAGCTCGTGTGCACGATGTGGCGGCGCGTCGCCGTCGATGAGCCCCTGCTGTGGCGCAGCATCGACATGGGCACGGTTTCGACATTGTCCCCCGTCGGGCGCGCGGTGGCGTGTGCCGCGCTCAACCGTGGCGCGGGGCAGTGTGAATCCTTCTCGGGATCTTGCGACGATGACATGCTGCCATATCTGGTGGAAAG AGCACCCTCTTTGAAAAGCCTCCATCTCTCATGTTTCGATGGACCCAACCAAGTGCTTGTTGTAGTGCTCAAGAATCTCTCGCTCCTCGAGGATCTTGAAGTATCTCCCTCGTTGCTTAGCATTGGCACTGAGAATTTGCTTGAATCTGTGTGCCAAGCTTGCCCTCTTCTCAGGAAACTCAGAGTCAGGTTCAGTATTGatgaaaattattttgccgatgaGGAGATCAGGGAAAAGATCAATGGGATATTTACAACTATGTGTGAGCTACTCTCCTTAGAACTGTTGAACTGTGACCTCACTGTTGAAGGATTGgcagccatacttgatcattgCCCTGTACTTGAATCTCTCTACATTACGGGTTGTTTTGGAGGTGAGATGGATGCAGAACTAAGGGGAAAATGTGCGAAAGTGAAGAACCTGACCCTTCCATATGGCCCGGCTGAAGAATATTATAACGACGAGGATTATGAATGGAGAAATGATGATGAATTTGGGATAACTGATCATGGTCTAAGAGATTACCTTCACTATAATAGCTGGGAGATGCCCTACCATCCTCAGTACCATTATTTTTGTGATGACCTTGACCTTAGGGATATTATGGATTTCCGTGACTGA
- the LOC136501502 gene encoding putative F-box/LRR-repeat protein 22 isoform X1, which produces MDISSSSRRRHCKNPPSESSVLGEVRDWAALRDDVLLNIFLRLGSCEIMWGARLCARHGGVSRSRSLSSGAIFISQESQNGHPLKLLCVMLWTAVQGCVKHSQGLGTMSRCSIWLKGGSEIVLHRAHQRFRLPKISQTAAMPSSRRREPPSSSSAPSEARDWAALPQDILLTVFLKLGPCEIMQGAELVCTMWRRVAVDEPLLWRSIDMGTVSTLSPVGRAVACAALNRGAGQCESFSGSCDDDMLPYLVERAPSLKSLHLSCFDGPNQVLVVVLKNLSLLEDLEVSPSLLSIGTENLLESVCQACPLLRKLRVRFSIDENYFADEEIREKINGIFTTMCELLSLELLNCDLTVEGLAAILDHCPVLESLYITGCFGGEMDAELRGKCAKVKNLTLPYGPAEEYYNDEDYEWRNDDEFGITDHGLRDYLHYNSWEMPYHPQYHYFCDDLDLRDIMDFRD; this is translated from the exons ATGGACATCtccagcagcagccgccgtcgcCACTGCAAGAATCCTCCCTCAGAGTCATctgtccttggtgaggtgagagACTGGGCGGCACTGCGTGATGATGTGCTGCTCAACATCTTTCTGAGGTTGGGGTCCTGCGAGATCATGTGGGGGGCAAGGCTGTGTGCAAGGCATGGCGGTGTGTCACGGTCGAGGAGCCTGAGCTCTGGCGCCATATTCATATCACAAGAGTCCCAGAATGGTCATCCATTGAAATTGCTGTGCGTGATGCTGTGGACCGCAGTGCAGGGCTGTGTGAAGCATTCTCAGGGCCTTGGGACGATGAGTCGCTGCTCTATCTGGCTGAAAG GCGGCAGCGAAATTGTTCTCCACAGAGCACACCAACGTTTTCGTCTGCCGAAGATTTCACAGACCGCAGCTATGCCGTCCTCCCGACGCCGCGAACCTCCCTCGTCTTCATCAGCGCCCAGTGAGGCGAGGGACTGGGCGGCGCTGCCTCAGGACATCCTGTTAACCGTCTTCCTCAAGCTTGGGCCCTGTGAGATCATGCAGGGCGCGGAGCTCGTGTGCACGATGTGGCGGCGCGTCGCCGTCGATGAGCCCCTGCTGTGGCGCAGCATCGACATGGGCACGGTTTCGACATTGTCCCCCGTCGGGCGCGCGGTGGCGTGTGCCGCGCTCAACCGTGGCGCGGGGCAGTGTGAATCCTTCTCGGGATCTTGCGACGATGACATGCTGCCATATCTGGTGGAAAG AGCACCCTCTTTGAAAAGCCTCCATCTCTCATGTTTCGATGGACCCAACCAAGTGCTTGTTGTAGTGCTCAAGAATCTCTCGCTCCTCGAGGATCTTGAAGTATCTCCCTCGTTGCTTAGCATTGGCACTGAGAATTTGCTTGAATCTGTGTGCCAAGCTTGCCCTCTTCTCAGGAAACTCAGAGTCAGGTTCAGTATTGatgaaaattattttgccgatgaGGAGATCAGGGAAAAGATCAATGGGATATTTACAACTATGTGTGAGCTACTCTCCTTAGAACTGTTGAACTGTGACCTCACTGTTGAAGGATTGgcagccatacttgatcattgCCCTGTACTTGAATCTCTCTACATTACGGGTTGTTTTGGAGGTGAGATGGATGCAGAACTAAGGGGAAAATGTGCGAAAGTGAAGAACCTGACCCTTCCATATGGCCCGGCTGAAGAATATTATAACGACGAGGATTATGAATGGAGAAATGATGATGAATTTGGGATAACTGATCATGGTCTAAGAGATTACCTTCACTATAATAGCTGGGAGATGCCCTACCATCCTCAGTACCATTATTTTTGTGATGACCTTGACCTTAGGGATATTATGGATTTCCGTGACTGA